One stretch of Cryomorphaceae bacterium DNA includes these proteins:
- the paaI gene encoding phenylacetate-CoA oxygenase subunit PaaI, translating into MTSKEALFNYVLKLGDSSLIMGHRLSEWTAHGPVLEHDIALTNIALDHIGQARMLLTYAGELEDKGRTEDDLAYWRDASQYRNSLLCELPNGDFGQTIVKMFLFDAFQVELHEALSQSPDEQLKAIAVKSLKESKYHLRYSRDWVFRLGDGTEESKIRIANGLETVWMYFGDLFEPAQGEDVLEAEKVIPDTSALRLRVEQTIRDTFTQATLALPDFDAVMQEGSQRGIHTEDLSYILSEMQSVTRMHPGATW; encoded by the coding sequence ATGACCTCCAAAGAAGCACTTTTCAACTATGTTCTGAAGCTGGGTGACTCCAGCCTGATTATGGGTCACCGCTTGTCTGAGTGGACAGCCCACGGCCCTGTACTGGAGCACGATATAGCCCTGACCAATATTGCGCTTGACCACATCGGGCAGGCGCGAATGCTGCTCACCTACGCCGGTGAGCTTGAGGATAAGGGTCGTACGGAAGATGACCTTGCCTATTGGCGCGACGCATCGCAGTATCGCAATTCGTTGCTATGTGAACTGCCCAACGGCGATTTCGGGCAAACGATTGTGAAGATGTTCCTCTTTGACGCTTTTCAGGTTGAACTGCACGAGGCCCTTTCGCAATCTCCCGACGAGCAACTCAAAGCCATTGCTGTAAAGTCGCTGAAAGAATCGAAATACCATTTGCGTTACAGCCGCGATTGGGTGTTTCGCCTTGGTGACGGCACCGAAGAGAGCAAAATTCGCATCGCCAATGGCCTCGAAACTGTGTGGATGTATTTCGGCGACTTGTTTGAGCCTGCCCAAGGCGAGGATGTTCTTGAAGCTGAAAAAGTCATTCCAGATACTTCTGCACTTCGGCTTCGTGTAGAGCAAACCATTCGCGACACGTTTACGCAGGCCACCCTTGCTCTGCCCGATTTTGACGCAGTAATGCAGGAAGGAAGCCAGCGAGGCATTCACACGGAAGATCTGAGCTACATTCTGTCGGAAATGCAGTCTGTAACACGCATGCATCCCGGAGCAACATGGTAA
- the paaJ gene encoding phenylacetate-CoA oxygenase subunit PaaJ, producing MVKSPATEKAWEVLEEVKDPEIPVLSVVDMGIVRSIEDLPDGMKVTITPTYSGCPAMEVIENEIRQALQEQGFNNVSVRSVLHPAWTTDWMSESGKQKLLEYGISPPQHSTVDKSILTGEAKEVICPNCRSVNTRMQSQFGSTPCKALYICNDCLEPFDYFKCI from the coding sequence ATGGTAAAGAGCCCTGCCACCGAAAAAGCATGGGAGGTTCTGGAAGAAGTGAAGGACCCTGAAATTCCGGTGCTCTCGGTGGTGGATATGGGTATTGTGAGGAGTATTGAGGATCTTCCTGATGGAATGAAAGTCACCATTACCCCTACTTACAGCGGCTGCCCGGCCATGGAGGTGATTGAGAACGAAATTCGCCAGGCGCTTCAGGAACAGGGATTCAACAACGTTTCGGTTCGTTCGGTATTGCATCCTGCGTGGACTACCGACTGGATGTCTGAGAGCGGAAAGCAAAAACTGCTGGAATACGGTATTTCGCCGCCCCAGCATTCAACGGTTGACAAAAGCATTCTCACCGGAGAAGCCAAAGAGGTGATCTGCCCCAACTGCCGAAGTGTTAACACGCGTATGCAAAGCCAGTTTGGCTCCACACCATGCAAGGCCCTATACATCTGCAACGATTGCCTGGAGC